The genomic interval GCTCCCTCACTTTGCATTCAACCGAGAACTCTGTGGGAGCTGGCTTGCCAGCGATGGTGGCAGTCCAGGCGCCGCAGGACAGAAGCAAGACAGTTGTTCCCACAAGAACCTTGGTGGATGCAGAAATTGTGACCACTGCAAACCCCTGTGGGAGCGGGCTTGCCCGCGATGAGGCCGGCGCAGTCGCCGGGCGTCAGCTGTCCTGCACAAACATCTCCCGGCTCAACCCGTGCCGCTGCATCTTTTCGTTGAAGGTGCGCCGCGGCAGCTGCAGTTCTTCGAGCACCGCCTTCACGTCGCCCTTGTGCCGGGTCAGGGCGATGCGCAGGCACTGGGCCTCGAACGCCTCTTGCTGCGCCGCCAGCGATTGCCCCGGGTCGATCCCCGGCACCGGTTCGTCCAGCCCCAGCACCTGACGCTCGGCGACGTTGGCCAGTTCGCGCACGTTGCCCGGCCAGTCGTGGCTGAGCAGGTGGCTCAACTGGGCACCGCCCAGCGGCGGGAACGTGCGCCCGAGCCGTTCGGCGGCCTGGCGGGCGAAGGCGTCGAACAGCAACGGGATGTCTTCGCGGCGCTCGCGCAGGGGCGGCAGGCGCAGCTCGGCCACGTTCAGCCGATAGGCCAGGTCCTCGCGAAAGCGCCCGGCCCGGGCCTCGTCGAGCAGGTCGGGCTTGGTGGCGGCGACGATGCGCAGGTCCACGCGGATGCTCTGGTTCGAGCCCAGCCGCTCCAGCTTCTGCTCCTGGATCACCCGCAGCAGCTTCACCTGCTGGGCCAGGGGCATGCTTTCGATCTCGTCGAGGAACAGCGTGCCGCCGTCGGCGTATTCCAGCTTGCCGATGCGCTTGCCGGACGCCCCGGTGAACGCGCCGCTCTCATGGCCGAACAGTTCGGCCTCGAACAGCTGCTCCGGGATCGCCGCGCAGTTGAGCGCCACGAACGGTTTGTCTGCGCGCGGGCCGAAGTCGTGCAGGCAACGGGCGACCATTTCCTTGCCGCTGCCGGTCTCGCCGCGGATCAGCACGTTGACCGGCAGCGCGGCCAGGTCCAGCACCTGCCGGCGCAAGGTCTGCATGCCGCGGGACACGCCGAGCAGCGTGGCGTCGAGCCTGGCGCGGTTGTCGGCCTGTTCGTGCAGGGCGCGGTTCTCCAGCACCAGCCGGCGCTTGTCCAGCGCCCGGCGCAGGCTGCCGAGCAGGATCTCGGGGCTGAACGGTTTTTCGAGGAAGTCGTAGGCGCCGTCGCGCATCGCTTCGACGGCCATCGGCACATCGCCGTGGCCGGTCAGCAGGATCACCGGCAGGTCGGCGTCCCGGCGCTGCACCTCGGCCAGCAGCTCCAGGCCGCTCTGGCCGGGCATGCGCACGTCGCTGAGAATCACCCCGGCGAAGTGCCGGGGCAGCGCCGCCAGGCAGTCTTCGGCGCGGCTGAACAGCTGCACCTCGAAACCCGACAGGCTCAGCCACTGCTCGACGGCGCTGCGGATGCTGCTTTCGTCATCGACCACCATCACCGAGTTGAGCATCAGATGTGCGCCTCCAGATCGATCGGCAAGGTCAGGGTGAACACCGCGCCGCCTTCGCCGTTCTCGGCGCTCAGGCGCCCGCCGGACTCGTGGGCGATGGCGAACGACACCGCCAGCCCCAGGCCCAGGCCGTCGCCCACGGGCTTGGTGGTGAAGAACGGGTCGAACACCTGGCCCAGGTGCTCTTCGGCGATGCCGCCGCCGCTGTCGCTGACGCTCAGGTGCCACAGCTGCTGGTCGGCCTCCAGACGGATCAGCAGGCGCTTGCACGGTTTGCCGTGCATGGCGTCCAGGGCGTTGCGCAGCAGGTTGATCAGCACCTGCTCCAGGCGGATCGCATCGCCGCGCACCCACGCCGGGCGGGTCAGGTGCAGCACCAGGCTGACCTGCTCGTCGCGCAGGCGGGTGTCGAGCAACTGCAGGGCCTGGTCGACCACCGTCGCCAGGTCCAGCCGTTCGCGCAGGCCGCTGGGGCTCTTGCGGGCGAAGGTCTTCAGGTGGCCGGTGAGGGCGGCCATGCGGGTGAGCATGTCGTCCACCGGCTTGAGCGCCTTGTAGGCTTCATCGACGCGGCCATGGTCGAGCAGCAGGCGCAGGGTGGCCAGCTGCATGCGCTGGGCGGTCAATGGCTGATTGATCTCGTGGGCCAGCGCGGCGGACATCTGCCCCAGCGCCGCCAGTTTGGCCGACTGCACCAGGCCGTCCTGGGCGGTGCGCAGCTCGCGGGTGCGTTCTTCCACCAGCCGCTTGAGCTCGGCGCGGCTGCGCTGGCGCATCTTGCCCAGGCGCCAGCGCTGGTTGAGGAACAGCAGCAGGAACACCAGCGCCAGCCACACCCCGGCGGCGGCGAGCCCGGCGTTGCGCAGGTCCTCGAACGCCACCTGCGGGCGGCGCAGCAGGTGCAGCGTCCAGCCTTCGGCGGTCAGCGGCAGGGATTCCCACAGGTAGTCGGCGGTGCCCTGGGGGCCTTCGACCCGGCGCAGGTCGCTGGTGTCGTCGAAGCGGCGCAGCGACAGGTGCGTGAGCGGCACCAGCGCCTGTTTGTCGTATTGGCGCGTGGCCTTGATGTCCGCCAGGTCGGCGGCGTCCAGCGGCCGCAGCGCGCGGTAGCGCCAGCCCGGCTGGTTGGCGATGAAGATGATGCCCCGCGCATCGCTGACCAACAGGGTGTCGCTGCCCTGGCTCCATTCGCGTTCGAGTTCGGGGAATTCGAGCTTGACCACCATCGCCCCGAGGAACTCGTCCTGATCGCCGAGCACGGCGCTGGAGAGGAAGTAGCCGGGGATCCCGCTGGTCACGCCCACGGCGTAGAAGCGTCCGCTGCCCTGGGTGCGGGTCTGGCTGAAGTACGGGCGGAACCCGTAGTTGTGGCCGACGTAGCTGCTGGGCAGGCGCCAGTTGCTGGCGGCCACGGCCAGGCCGCTATGGTCGAGCAGTTCGAGGGTCGAGGACTGCGCCGCGCCGTTGATCTTCTCCAGCTTCAGGTTGAGCGCCGCCTGCTGCTCGGCGCCCACCGGTCCGGCCAGGGCCGCGCGCAGCTGCGGGTCGAGCGCCAGCACGGCGGGCAGGGCGCGGTAGCGGTCGATCAGGGTGTGCAGCGAATTGGCGTACAGCGCCAGTTGCTGGCTGGCGCGGGCCGCGTCCTCCTCCAGGGCCTGGCGTTCGGCGTGGCGGATCGCCAGGGTCGCGGCCAGGACGGCGCCGGCGATGATCAGCAGGGTGTACAGCGACAGACGCAGGGTACGGGAAGTCGGCAGCATGCTGGGGCGAACGGATGGGGGACGGGCGGGCACGATAGCATGCACGCCCGCAGACTGCGTATTGCCCGGCGGCCTCAGGCATAGGATTCATTAGCGTGTTGCGCAGATTGCCGGCGCGCTCTGGTTCTGGGTTTGGGGATCGGCTTCTCGACAGGAGGGTCGATGATGGTATTCCCCAGCCCAGGAAGGCGCTCTGTGACACTTTCAACTGCGCTTGGGGCGTTTGTCGCCTTGAGCAACTGGTCGATGGCTTTGAAGGGTTCGTTGCCGGAGCCGATCAATTCCATGTACTGACTGAGTTGCTCCACGGAGAATCGGGACAGCTCCTCATCAAGTCTCTTCTGCAGCGCCTGAGGATAGGCGTCGATGAGCTCTTTGGCGTCTATCACCCTCTTCAGCAATGCGTTGCCGCCATTGAGCAGATCACGCGTCCCCTCCACGATGCCATGCGTCGTATCGATAACGTTGGCCAAACCCGCTTTGAGTTCCTGGGTACGTAACGTTTGCGCAAGCTTCAGACCTTTCTTCAGGAAGTAGTAACGCACCAGCGGAAAGATGACCGCGCCGGCAACGGCTCCCGCAACCGTGCCGATCAGGTTACCGATGCCGGGCACGGCGGTGCCTATGAGCCCACCGACGCCTGCACCTTTGACCGCGCCATAGACGGTGGATTTGATTCCTCCGGCGGACTTGAGGAACCTGCCGAACGTCATGTCCTTGCGAGCCTGTTCCGGGTCGGCGTCTTCATTGACGAGCCCATCGAATTCTGTCGCCAAGTTATGCAGCTGCTCTACCGATGTTTTCGCCTTGCCGAGTATTCCGAGAAAATCCTTCGCCAGACTGAAAACGACTTTCATGTGGCCTGTCTGGTCGACATGCACAATGGGGTTGTTCCCCACAAAGGCATACAGATTCAACCCGTCCACATCCCCTGCCGGATCGGCGCTGACCCATCGTTGCAGCCAGGGTGCGTAGTAGCGGGCGCCGTAGTAGTACAGGCCGCTGGCATCCATCTCCTGTCCCGAATGGCGCACGGTCTTGTAGTCGGTTTCCAGTGCGGAGCGGGCTGTCATCCACGCGGTGGCGCCAAACGGGTAGTAGCCTTCGTGGTTGATCCGTTGCGCATGCCTGTCCAGTTCCATCAGGCATGAGCCCAAGTGGTCTTGCAGGGTGTAACGCAATTGGTCGGGCTCGACGCCCGGCGGCTGTCCCGCCTCCCAGTGCAGGCAACGCACGCCGGCGGGGAGCATGATGACGTGCAGCCGTTCGCCGTTGTCCTTGCTGCGGATCTCCAGCCCCGGCAGGTAAAGCACTTCGTGGCAGTGGCTGGCCGAGACCGAATGGGTTTGGAGGCGCTTGCAGACCCGCGAACCCTGGCTGTAAAGGTAATGTTCGACGTCATCCGGGCCGTCGTCACGTTGCACAAAGGTCACCGACGCCAACTGGTTTCGGCTGTCCCACCGCAGCGGTTGGCCCGGCTGCAAGTCCTGCCGGTTCCCGGCGCGATCGAACAGGGTGTCGAACGCCGGTTGCGGATCGCCTTCGGCCCAGCGCACACCGCGGTTACTGGCCGGGTCGATGAACATCCGGCGGGTGTAGGTGTTGCCGTCGCGCTGGTGCCGCAAGGCGATCAGGTTGCCGCCGCGGTCGTAGTCGTAGGTCTGGATGTAGTTGCGCCGGTCGGCGGGGTTGCCGGGCTGCGGCCGGCCGGGGGTATCCGTCGGTGGCGCATCGTCATGGCCGGTGGCGCTGCGCAGCCGATTGAGGGTGTCATAGGTGAAGAGGCGCTGGCCGTCGATGCGCTGGTTGGCAAAGAAGCGCGGGTCGAAGGCGTGGTCGACAATCCGGGTGATGTTGCCTTGCGCGTCGTACTCGTAGCCGAAGTCTTGAAGGGGCGGTTGGACGTTGTTCTGCGTGTGCTGGCGGTGCAGGCGTCCGTTGGCCGGATCGTAGCTCCAGCGGCTGGTCACGCCGTTGCCGGCCAACATCTCGATGGTTTCCCCGGCGGCGTTGTAGTGCGCCTGTTTCAGTACCGTTTGCCAGACGTCTTGATCCTTGAGCTGCAAATGCACTTGCTTGAGCTGGCCGGCGATGTCGTAGGCGTAACGTTGCCGGTGCCCCCCGGCGTCGGTCTGTTCCAGTGCCGTGCCGGAAGGGCCG from Pseudomonas ekonensis carries:
- a CDS encoding ATP-binding protein — protein: MLPTSRTLRLSLYTLLIIAGAVLAATLAIRHAERQALEEDAARASQQLALYANSLHTLIDRYRALPAVLALDPQLRAALAGPVGAEQQAALNLKLEKINGAAQSSTLELLDHSGLAVAASNWRLPSSYVGHNYGFRPYFSQTRTQGSGRFYAVGVTSGIPGYFLSSAVLGDQDEFLGAMVVKLEFPELEREWSQGSDTLLVSDARGIIFIANQPGWRYRALRPLDAADLADIKATRQYDKQALVPLTHLSLRRFDDTSDLRRVEGPQGTADYLWESLPLTAEGWTLHLLRRPQVAFEDLRNAGLAAAGVWLALVFLLLFLNQRWRLGKMRQRSRAELKRLVEERTRELRTAQDGLVQSAKLAALGQMSAALAHEINQPLTAQRMQLATLRLLLDHGRVDEAYKALKPVDDMLTRMAALTGHLKTFARKSPSGLRERLDLATVVDQALQLLDTRLRDEQVSLVLHLTRPAWVRGDAIRLEQVLINLLRNALDAMHGKPCKRLLIRLEADQQLWHLSVSDSGGGIAEEHLGQVFDPFFTTKPVGDGLGLGLAVSFAIAHESGGRLSAENGEGGAVFTLTLPIDLEAHI
- a CDS encoding sigma-54-dependent transcriptional regulator, which translates into the protein MLNSVMVVDDESSIRSAVEQWLSLSGFEVQLFSRAEDCLAALPRHFAGVILSDVRMPGQSGLELLAEVQRRDADLPVILLTGHGDVPMAVEAMRDGAYDFLEKPFSPEILLGSLRRALDKRRLVLENRALHEQADNRARLDATLLGVSRGMQTLRRQVLDLAALPVNVLIRGETGSGKEMVARCLHDFGPRADKPFVALNCAAIPEQLFEAELFGHESGAFTGASGKRIGKLEYADGGTLFLDEIESMPLAQQVKLLRVIQEQKLERLGSNQSIRVDLRIVAATKPDLLDEARAGRFREDLAYRLNVAELRLPPLRERREDIPLLFDAFARQAAERLGRTFPPLGGAQLSHLLSHDWPGNVRELANVAERQVLGLDEPVPGIDPGQSLAAQQEAFEAQCLRIALTRHKGDVKAVLEELQLPRRTFNEKMQRHGLSREMFVQDS
- a CDS encoding RHS repeat domain-containing protein; the protein is MTSSLHHHTPTLKCLDPRAQVIRQVDYLRVRVGDEVTALVSRHQLDVAGRLMAQWDPRLSRPGVATRYNLAGAPLKIDSVDAGWQVSLVGPAGEALQRWDARGNRRQSRYDGRLRVVTVGENATPDFETFVYGDAGADPGHNLRGQMIALKDASGLLEVHGVALTGQALHETRILRDKRAFVSRRRFGPSGTALEQTDAGGHRQRYAYDIAGQLKQVHLQLKDQDVWQTVLKQAHYNAAGETIEMLAGNGVTSRWSYDPANGRLHRQHTQNNVQPPLQDFGYEYDAQGNITRIVDHAFDPRFFANQRIDGQRLFTYDTLNRLRSATGHDDAPPTDTPGRPQPGNPADRRNYIQTYDYDRGGNLIALRHQRDGNTYTRRMFIDPASNRGVRWAEGDPQPAFDTLFDRAGNRQDLQPGQPLRWDSRNQLASVTFVQRDDGPDDVEHYLYSQGSRVCKRLQTHSVSASHCHEVLYLPGLEIRSKDNGERLHVIMLPAGVRCLHWEAGQPPGVEPDQLRYTLQDHLGSCLMELDRHAQRINHEGYYPFGATAWMTARSALETDYKTVRHSGQEMDASGLYYYGARYYAPWLQRWVSADPAGDVDGLNLYAFVGNNPIVHVDQTGHMKVVFSLAKDFLGILGKAKTSVEQLHNLATEFDGLVNEDADPEQARKDMTFGRFLKSAGGIKSTVYGAVKGAGVGGLIGTAVPGIGNLIGTVAGAVAGAVIFPLVRYYFLKKGLKLAQTLRTQELKAGLANVIDTTHGIVEGTRDLLNGGNALLKRVIDAKELIDAYPQALQKRLDEELSRFSVEQLSQYMELIGSGNEPFKAIDQLLKATNAPSAVESVTERLPGLGNTIIDPPVEKPIPKPRTRARRQSAQHANESYA